TGCCCCCAGCCGGTTTGTGGCAATTGCTGAACACTCGATGTGCCAGCCGGGCCGACCTTGACCAAACGGAGAATCCCACGCAGGCTCCCCTTCCCTATGGCCTTTCCACACCAGTGCGTCGAGCTGATCCTTCTTTCCATCTCTGAATGGGTCGCCACCGCGTTCGGCGAAAAACTCCAACATCTGCTCGCGGGAGTAGTTGGATTCGTAGCCAAATTCCTCGGTGGCCTCAATAGAAGCGTAGATGTCGCCGTGGTCAAGCTTGTACGCAGCACCCTTGTCCAGCAGAATCCCTACCATCTCGATCACTTCGTCGACAGACTCCATTGCGCCGATGTAGTCCTGCGGCGGGATCACGCTCAAAATCTCCATGTCGGAGCGGAACAAGTTCACTTGGCTGGTTCCGAGGTCGCGCCAATCGACACCATCGCGTGCGGCGCGCTCAAACAGCGGGTCATCCACGTCTGTGATGTTCTGCACGTAGTGAACGTTGTGGCCGTTGGCTAAGAGCTGACGATAGACAAGGTCAAATGTCAGATAGGTCGCTGCATGACCAAGGTGAGTGGAATCGTACGGGGTGATTCCGCAAACGTACATGCCTACCGGATCGCCGGAGACATCGACGGGGCGTACCTTTTCGTCGGCAGTGTCGTAAAGACACAACGCAACAGGTTCGCCTTGAACAGTAGGAACTTCAGGGATTGGCCAAGACTGCATGCGTCCTACCTTACATCGGAGCCAAAACGCCAGCCGCGAGCAGCGCCATGACGATAAGACCTGCAGGGATACGGTAAGCAGCGAACCAGGCGAACGAGTGGTTGGAGACGAACTTCAGCAACCAAGCGATCGAAATGTAGCCCAAGACGAAACAGATTGCGACACCGACAGTCAGTTGCATGCCCGTAGCGGCCTGGCCTGCCTGTGGGTCGAACGCATCTGGCAGGGAAAACAGGCCCGAAGCCAAAACAGCTGGGATCGCCAACAAGAAGCTGAAACGGGTTGCAACCTCACGGTCGAGGCCCATGAACAAGCCACCAGAGATCGTGCCGCCCGAGCGTGAGACGCCAGGGATAAGTGAGAGGCACTGGAAAAGCCCCATCACAATGGCATCTTTCATGGTGAGCTCCTCGTAGCCACGATCCTTTTTACCCACGCGCTCTGCCCAAATGAAAACGAAGGAGAAGACAACCAGCACCGTTGCGGTGATCCACAGATTGCGCAGGTTCTCGCGAATCAGATCTTTACCCAAAAAGCCGATCAATCCCACCGGAATAGTGCCCACGATGACCATCCAGCCCATCCGGTAATCCTGGCCGCGCTTCTCTTTATCAAATACGCCGGCGAACCAACCGGTGAGAATCTGCCAGATCTCCTTGGCGAAGAAAACCAACACTGCAGCCTCGGTGCCAAGCTGGATCACTGCGGTAAACGATGCGCCTGCATCTTGGCCCCAGAAAAGTTCAGAAACGATACGAAGGTGGCCTGAGGAAGAAACCGGGAGGAATTCGGTGAGGCCTTGAACAATCGACAGGACAATGACCTGTGCCCACGACATGGTGTCAGCTACTTGAGATACTTCATTCACGTCGAACCACACTACAACTAATGTGGAGGAAGTGAAGCAACGAAACGTAGGTCACAGTGGACTCCGCATTAGCCCTCTCGGGCTCTCCACCGCAGGTTGGACAGTGGAAAAGGCCCGGGACATCCTTAGCGAGTTCGTCTCTCTCGGCGGCTGCTTCGTCGACATCGCCCCTGGGACGGCGCACGTCCTCGCCGCCGCAATTGAGGAAATTGGGCGGGAGAAGCTGGTGCTATCTGCTCCAGTTGGAGTGGACATGTCTCTGCCAGTCGGCTCGCGTGTCAATTGTTCGCGCACAAATTTGTTGGCTGAGCTAGACCACCTACTGAATGCGCTAGGAACCGACTACGTCGATGTACTGAGTGCCGGCTATTGGGATGCTCGAACGCCTCCTGATGAGGTCGCTGGCACAGTGCAATCAGTCGTAGCCTCCGGTCGCGCGCGTTACGGTGGTGCCCACGGATACGCCGGTTGGCAGCTCGCCGTTACCCCGGGCCTCGTCGTCACGCACAATGACTATTCGCTTTTGCGACGAGACATCGAAGAGGAAGTGATCCCCGCTGCTCAGCATCTTGGGGTTGGAGTTATTGCAGCAGCCCCACTGGCACATGGGCTGCTCACCGGAAACTGGCAACCTAACCGCCCAGAAACACACCCTTATGCAGGTGAGAAGTCGCGCACGATCGTAGAGGCCTTGGTGACAGCAGCGGATGGATTAGGGCTCTCGCCTACCGCCACATCTCTGGCTTGGGTTTTTGCACAACCCGGCGTCGACGGAGTGGTGTGTGAAGTAGATTCGGTGGGTCATCTTCATGAATTGATGAAAGTACCTGAGATCATTTTGCCTCGCCCCATAGCTTCTGCGCTCGATGATGTTTCCAAGTAGTTGCTTGCTAGGCTAGACACGTGAAGAAAGTCCAGTATGTCGCACTAATTTCCGCTTTCGGTCTTGCCCTGACCGCCTGCAACGCCGAAGGCACCGCACCAGAGCCTGGCCCAGAAATGGGTAACGCGCAGCCAGTTGCCTCTCCTGAGCAGCCAGACCCTACCGGCGAAGTGCACGAATTCGAAGACATCATTGATCTTGACCAAACCGGGGATACCCTCGGAGTGCGCACCGCTGACAAGTTGACGATTGGAACTATCGACGAAATCACGGACGGCACCGCCAAGGCCTTTCCTGTCGACGACACTTGCACCGATGTTTCGGCCAGCGCCGACAAATTCGTCATCGCGTGCGGCAAACAAGTTCGTGTTGTCGATGGAAAGAATGAGGAGGCTTTCACGCTTGAAGAGCCAGTGCAATCCGCTGCGATTACCTCGACGGGAGAGCTCATCGCTGTAAGCGGCGATTCCGCCAAGGCGTGGGTGTACAAGGGTGGAGAGAAAATCGATTCATTTGCCGTGGCACACCGGAGTGACTCTGTGTTCGCGGTGCAACATGACGATGGTCAGCCGGATTCCGTCGTGCGCTACAACCGAGAGAACACGACTATTCAAGACATAGACTGGGAAAACGGACGCCAGGGCGGAACTTTGCGCGTAGGCATCGGTATTGGACAGGCAGTTGCCGGACCCGATGGATTGGTTCTTGCTGCAGACGCCCAGGGGTCTCAGCTAGCGGTTTACACAACAGGCCAGGTGATCCGCCTGCAGCAGATGGCGCCAGTTGCAGAATCTCCGTGGGCGGTGGCGTGGGATAGTAGCCGTGATCTGGCGTGGGTCGGATCGACAGCGGAAAACATTGCGGTTGGGTACGACATTTCCAACGGTGTTCCGCAGAAGCGCTACAGCGTGAACACTGTTCCCGACGCACTACACATGGCTACGCTCGACGATGGTTCTCTCGTCTTCGCCTCCGCTAGTGGCGCCGGGCTCCAAATTATCCCAACAGACCAGATCAAGTAAGGACTCCACCATGAGCTTGTACGATGTCGCACTCAAAGCAATGTTCCTGCTCCCTCCTGAACGAATTCACGGAATCATCAACTTTGGGTTGAAAACGCTGCACAGTGTAGGTCCGCTGAACCGAGGGATGGAGAAGCTTGTCCGAGTTCATGCGCCTGAGCTAGAGCAAGAGCTCCTGGGAACGAAATTCCCTGCACCCTTGGGCCTTGCCGCTGGCTTTGACAAGAATGCTGCTTCCATTGACGCGTGGGGGGCCATCGGCTTTGGCTATGCAGAACTGGGTACCGTGACCCCAAAGCCTCAGCCAGGTAACCCTGCTCCACGGCTGTTCCGTTTGCCGGCAGACAAAGCAATCCTCAACCGCATGGGTTTTAACAATAAGGGCGCACTAGTCGTTGCTGAAGGTTTGGCCAAGCGAAAGTCCTCCGACGTCGTCGGCATCAACATCGGGAAGAATAAGACATCTACTGATGCCGTGGGTGATTTCCGCCAATGCGCCACTTTGTTGGGTCCGCTAGCAGACTACGTTGTGGTGAACGTGTCGTCGCCGAATACACCCGGACTGCGTGACCTTCAGGCTGTTTCAGAACTCAAACCTCTACTTCAGGCCGTGCTTGATGCAACCGAAACTCCCGTGCTCGTGAAGATTGCTCCAGACCTCGCCGATGACGATATCGACGCAGTCGCCGATCTCGCTCTGGAGTTGGGGCTTGCGGGAATCGTCGCGACCAACACGACGGTCTCGCGTGAAGTGCTTACGACCGATCCTGCCGAGGTGGAAGCCATGGGCGCTGGTGGCATCTCAGGCGCTCCCCTGAATGATCGGTCCTTGGAGGTTCTCAAACAGCTCCACGATCGTGTGGGCAACCAACTGGTGTTAATCAGTGTTGGAGGAATTTCCACGCCGCAACAAGCATGGGAACGTATCACTGCTGGCGCTCATCTACTCCAGGGCTACACGCCGTTCATCTATGGCGGTTTAGGATGGATCCGCAACATCCACAAGGGGCTAGCCCAGCAAGTACGCGCCCACGGCCTGACTAATATCAGCCAGGCAGTCGGTAGCGGATTTACATGGCAGAACGTCGCAAAATAAGCGCGCAGAGCACGGCCATTCCGGCGTACAGCACTAACCAAACCGGAGTCGTACTTGTCAACGTGACTGCCGGAACTATCACGCTCGCGATCACTAGAATCACGGCGACGATCAACGCGATTACCTGACCACGTGACGCAGGTTGATCCTTGCGCATCGTCGCAAATGCGCCTAGTAGGATTGCTGCGATCATCACAAGCAGCGACGATAAGGTGAGCGTAAAAGTGCTCTCACCACGCAGAAACGTAATAAAGGCGTAGATGAGCAAAACGAGGGCGAGCGCCATGAAGGCGCCGCCCACGCGAATTTGTAGTGGAATCATTTAGGACTTGGTTTCGTAGTAGCCCCACAGCACCGTGCGCGCGAGGGAATGGAAGTACAGGTTAAAGCCGAGCACCGTTGGGGTAGCTTCAGGGTCAATATCCAACTGTTCAACGTCGACTGCGTGCACAGCGTACAGGTATCGATGTGGAGCATGTCCACCGGGTGGGTTCGCGCCATAGTGGGCGTGATCGCCCGAGTCACCTTTCAGGGTCACTACCCCGTCGATACCGCCAAGGTCGGAAGATGATCCGGCACCCGTGGGAAGCTCGCTGACGGTAACAGGGATGTTAAACACGGCCCAGTGCCAGTAGCCGGAACCGGTCGGTGCGTCTGGGTCAAAGCAGGTTATTGCCAAAGACTTGGTGCCTTCGGGAAGGTCTGCCCACGAGAGCTGCGGCGACAAAGACTGTGGGGCACGGAGTTTCTCATCGAGCTCGTCGCCATTTTCTAGGTCGGTGGAGGTCAATGTGAAGGTCGGCAGGTCCCGCAAAGGAGCATATGGATCAGGTCCGGGAAAACGGTCTTGGACATAGTCTGGAGTATTAGTAGCCATGACTCTTTTCTACCTGAAAATCAATGGAGTTGTCTTTGGATTACATTGGTGCAACTCAGTGATGGATATTCCTACTATGACGTGGCGATTTGTGCCTGATGTCGGTTTCGGGCTACAGTATTTCAGGTGCCCAGCCGAGAGGCTGAAAACAATACCCAGCCCGGGTGGCGGAATGGCAGACGCGCTAGCTTGAGGTGCTAGTGTCCTATTAACGGACGTGGGGGTTCAAGTCCCCCTCCGGGCACAATGTGAAGTCTCGCGATATCGCTCCGGTGGTGTCGCGAGTTTTTTCTTTAGGCAGGTCATGCGCGTGGCTGCAGGCACATGTGTAGGCGCTAGGCTATCCAGGGCGTTCGGGATATGGAACATGCAAAACGGCGCATACCCTCGCTACCTGGCATGATTCCGTGGCAAGTTTTGGGGCTGCGCGCAAATCCCAAACAGAAGAACCCGAACGCCCTAGATAGGCAGTAAGGGATCAGCAAGCATCTCACACCAACCGACAAAAGCCCGAACAACCACCTGCAGGGCCATTCGGGCTCATCGGATCGTCGATAAGCGAGCTAGTGTTGCTCGTTCGGATCGTTGTCTGCGTCTTCCTTGGTCTGGTGGAAGGTGCCCTTGACGTGGTCAGGGGCCGCGTAGATCGAGTAAAGCTTGATTGGCTCGTCGCCCTCATTGACCAAGTTGTGCCACTTGCCTGCAGGAACGAAGATGGCAAAGTCGTCCTCCACGATCTGATCAACGTCGAGGTTGTCCTTGGAATCGCCGATCATGATGCGGCCCTTGCCGTCTTCGAGGCGCAGGAACTGATCGTGGTCGTCGTGCACCTCTGCGCCAATCTCGCCGCCGGCCGGGATCGACATGACAGTCATCTGAAGGAACTGTCCGGTCCAGAGGGTGTCACGGAAAGCATCGTTCTGCTTGGTAACGTCCTCAATATCCAACACGTATGGGTTCGGGCCGTGATCGGTACGCAAATCACTCATAACTCTTCTCCTCTTTCATCGTGAGTCGTAGGTACACCACCCAGTGTACGGGCCTGTCAGCGTGTTGGGCATCCATCATCACCTAGAATTGGGCACCATGACCCATAAGCGCGCTCAGGTGAGTGTGATCGTTGTAGCGGCTATCGCATTCGTCGTACTCTGGGCGCTTGTCGATGTCCCACCCATGTCTGTACTGCGCGAATGGGCAGATAGCACGGGTCCTTGGTTTCCCGTACTTTTCTGGTTGCTGTACGTGGTGATTACTCAGTTCCCCATCCCGCGAACGATCTTTACGCTTTCCGCAGGTATCTTGTTCGGTCCTCTGTGGGGCATCCTGATCTCGATTACGGCGACCACCGCCGCGGCGGCACTGTCGCTCACCATTGTCCGCAGCCTCTTGCGGGATTGGATCGCCCCGAAACTCACTCACCCATCGGTGCAGCTAATTAACGACCACCTGGAGCAAAAAGGATGGCTCGCAGTGATCAGCCTGCGAATGATCGCAGGTGTGCCGTTTTCCATCATGAATTACGTGTCTGCGCTCACCCGAGTGCGGCTGGTGCCTTTTACTTTTGCGACGATGATTGGATCCGCCCCAGGAACCATCTTGATTGTCCTCTTCGGCGACACTCTGACCGGCGAAGCCAATCCCATCGCGGTGATCGCCACCGTGGCGCTAGCGCTGATTGGGATCGGCGGCGTGATCATTGATACCCAGAGGGCGCGCCGTCAAGCCCACAAGGTAGACTCGGCACTGTGATTGCAGTACATGCGCGCTACCGGGGTCGCGAGACACGCCGTGCTGAACTTGTGCGACGCTCCGCCGAAGCCTTGGCTACGTTGCCAGGCGTGGGCACCTTTGAGATGGTCGGAGTCGAGGACATTCGCGCCCACGTTATGGGGCCTGTCGAGACGTGTGACCTCATCATGGCGCTACTCTCCGATGGGAATTGGGCCATCGGGCTTGGAGTCACTCAGCATGGACCTGCGGTTTTCACTGCCACCGATGCTGTGGGTACTCGGCCTGCACAGGTCGGGGTAATCGTTGACACCCCTGAGCCTGCGACTTACGCCTCCGACATCGCTGCAACTTTCCTGCTCATTGCTCACGTATTCGCAAAGCGCACGGTAGAAGGCCGTGAGGCTACCTCACTTGTCCGCCGCGGCCTGAATCAAAACGAAGCCGCCGAAGAGCTGGGCATCTCCAAACAGGCGATGAGCCAGCGTCTTCAGGCGGCTGGATGGCAGGCAGAGAAAGCCGGATGGCACCTTGCAGTGAACTTAATTACTCAAGCGACTGCTGCAGCGGAGTAGGCTGCGGCGCCACCGGTGGCTGCACCGGAAGGGCCGAATTCTTTTCCAATTCAGTGGCTAGTGGTGAATCTGCAGGCTTGTTTGCCACGGCGCGAGCCTCGGCCACCGCTCGGGCGATCTCAGGATCCGAGCTCGTATCAAACCAAGCATCGGTATCGTCTTGCCCCGCCATTTCCTTGGTCTCTGGGTCCACCTTGGAAGGCTCATAACGGAAGACGCCGTCATCGTCCTTCTTCGCGAACGCCTTGGCAAACTGCTCCAGCGAATCGCCGAACTGTGAAGGGATCATCCACATCGTCGAGCCCTGACCCTGCGCCATTTGCGGCAGTTTGTCCAGGTACTGGTATGTCAGCACCTCTGGAGTAACCTCGGAGGACTTGATCGCAGCGTTAACCTTCTGGATCGCGCGAGCTTCACCCTGGGCGTTGAGGTACTTCGCTGCCCGCTCGCCTTCGGCGCGCAGGATTGTCGCCTGGCGTTCTGCTTCGGCAGCCAGAATAGCCGCGTGCTTTTCACCCTCAGCGGACAGGATTCGTGCCTGCTTTTCACCCTCAGCGGTCTTAATATCGGACTCGCGCTGGCCTTCAGCAGTCAGAATCATCGCACGCTTTTCGCGGTCGGCCTTCATTTGCATCTCCATCGACTGCTGAATCGACGGTGGCGGGTCAATGGCCTTCAGCTCTACTCGGCTGATACGCAGGCCCCACTTTGCGGTTGCCGCATCTAGCTCACCGCGAAGGCGGCGGTTAATGGTTTCACGCGACGTCAGCGTCTCTTCCAGAGTCATTCCGCCAACAACGTCACGCAACGTAGCCACAGAAATCTGCTCCACACCGACCAAGTAGTTGTCCACGCCATAGATAGCGCGAGCGGGGTCGTTGATCTGGAATGTCACGACAATATCGATAGCCACGGTCAGGTTGTCTTGCGTAATCACGGCCTGTGGCGGGAAGGATACAACTCGCTCACGCGTATCGATGCGTGCGCGAACACGATCGATAAACGGAACCAAGAGCGTTAGTCCTCCAGAAACGGTGCGGGTATAGGACCCGAGGCGTTCGATCACGGCTGCCTCGCCCTGCGGAATCAGCGCAATCGATTTGAATACAACCGCAGCGATAAAAATAAGAACAAGAACGACAACAATGGTTGCTGTCATGTTTAGAGCTCCTTCCAAACAATCGCGGTAGGGCCGTCGATTTCGGCCACAGTTACATGATCACCGGCGGAAATGGTTTCCATGGGGTTAAGTGCACGAGCCGACCAAAATGTTCCATCGAGTCGAACTTGTCCGCTGTGTGGAGTGATTTCCTCAATCACTTCTGCACGCTTGCCGACGAGCGCCTTTGGAGAGGTATCCAGCGCCTTTGGTTGCGTCACTCTGCGCTTGAGCACTGGACGTAAAAAGCCAATCAGGGCTGCTGATGAAAGGCCAAAGACAATGAGTTCAACCCAAATTGGGACGCCGAAAAGTGCGACACCGGTCGTCGCTAAGGCACCGCCTGCGAGCATGAGAAGCGTGAATTCGCCCACTGCAAGCTCAAGGCCCGCCAACACAAGCGCTGCGATAAACCAAATAATTACTCCCACGCCACAAACACTACATATCTTCCTTGGTTAGCACAGGAATTGTTACGAAATCAACCAACCGCTCCACGGCACCAATCAAGGTGGAATCAAGATCGCGGAAGGAATTGACAGCGTTGTACACGCGGTGCCAGCCCTCTTTGGGATCACTCCACCCCACGCGATTGCAGATCCCGGTCTTCCAGTCTTCGCCGAAGGGAACGTCGGGCCATGCACGCAAGCCGAGACGTTCCGGCTTTACCGCCGCCCAAATATCAATATAAGGATGGCCCGTTACCAGTACGTGTGGGCCGACGTTTTCTACCAGTCGCGTCTCTTTCGATCCTTTGACCAGATGATCAGCCAGCACGCCAATGCGCCGCCCCGGCCCTGGCCGGAACTCGGCGAGCCGTTCGGGAAGGTTATCCAGGCCTTCAAGGTATTCCACGACTACGCCCTCGACGCGCAAGTCATGTCCCCACACCTTCTCGACGATTGCTGCGTCATGGATACCCTCAACCCAGATGCGCGATGGTGCCGCGACTTTCGCCTTGACGTTCTCCACTCGCCGAGAGCCGGAGTTAGAGCGTCGTGGAGCTTGCTTCTCGACGAAGCGCGTCAGGGTGACTCGTTGCCCTTCATAGAGAAATCCTCCAGTGATCATCGGGAAAAGACGCTGCGTGCCTTTGCGATCCTCAAGGCGCAGGAAATGGCCGTCATATGTTTTCTCAAAGTTAATTACGGCACCGACAAAGTCTTCGCCGAATACTTCCACCACAATTCCTGGTTTGGCAGGTACTTCTGGAAATGTCCTTGCAGCCTGGCGTTTGTGGCCCGAGAAAATGTCACCGCTATAACGATCATCTGAACTCATAAGTCCAGGATTCTATCCGTTAGACTCTTGTAGGTGGATATGCGCGCCGAGGTCTACTCGCCTCTTCAAAACACCGCCGTGTGGATTGCCGCGTGGCTGTATGGCTACGAGCCCACCGACTCGCTACTCGACGCACTGAAGTCCTTGGGAGGCGCACACACCTGGGATGGCGCCCCGATTGCCGACATGCTCAAAGAGATTCGTCGTGTAGCGCTCACCGCTGAAGAGGAACCTGTCGTGCGCCTGATCCTATGGGGACCAGGCCAAGCACCCGGTCTGCCGGCTGGCTCAGAAGCAAGCAAGGCACTCACCCAGGCAGGTGCCCTCGTCGTCAGAGGCAGCGGTGCCTCCCATGTATTGGTGCCACAGTACGACGACGAGGTGGTGTGGCGTTGGTTTGAAGAAGCTGAACGACTCCCGGAGCCCTCATGGCTATCTCCGGGAGAGGCGGACCAGCTACTCTCGCAAGCAACCGACGAAGCTGCTCGCTTGGTCAAACTCACGGGCTACCGGACAAGCGAGCTAACAAACCCCAGGCTGACGGTAGGTTCCCTAGCGGATTTCTACGACACCCCGGGACTTCCGAGCAGCGTCACCCCACGGGCCGCCAAACTTTTCGCGCGAGCGGACCGTGTAGCCGCGATCATCGAAACCGTCACCGAGCACCTAGGCGATCACAGCTTGGATCCGCAGCTCTTCGCACTATGGAGGCACATCCGCACAGCCAGGATGGCCGGCGTTGCGGATGCAGTGCATGACTACTGGCGCGAGATCTGACAGCACGCAGGCGCACAGGGTGCACCATTGACGGTGCAACCGGACACGGTGATCGTCGACAAGCTCGGTGGCACGGTTTCATCAGCGATGTTTTCCGCAATCTCGACGATCATGGAAGCAAATTCTGGAGTGAGTCCCACGGTAGGCGTACGTGTCAGGGTCACGCCTCGCTCGTCGCACGCTTGCTGCAGCTCGGTATCCAGATCCCAGATGACTTCCATGTGGTCGGTAATGAAACCTACTGGTACACAGATAATCGCGTTGAAACCTTCGCGGGCAAGCTCTTCAGTGCGGTCTACTACATCGGGTTCGAGCCAGGGTGTTGCCGGGTTTCCAGAGCGCGACTGCCAGACGACTTCGTAGTCGGGAATTTCGGCTGCCTCCGCGATCAGGCGCGCGGCTTCCGCCACTTGGCGCGAGTAAAGGTGGGAATCATCAGGACCCCCGGCTACTTTATCGGCAGCGGTTGGTACGGAGTGTGCGGTGAACAGCACTTTTGTGTCCTGTTGGTTCGCGTTGACCCACGCGTGGCGCAGCGGCGCTGCGTTGAGCTGGATAAACGTCGGGTGCGAGTAAAACTGCCATAGCTTGGTGAATTCAAGTTCGGGAACGATCTCGCGCATCGCCTGGATGTCTTCGTCGTACTGACGACACGCCGAGTAACCACCCCATGCACTCGTGGCGAAAACTAGCACAGTCTTGTGCCCGTCGGCTGCGATTTGGCGTGCGGTATCAGCGGCCAGTGGATGCCAGTTTCGATTACCAAAGTAGACCGGCAGGTCGTAGCCCTTGCGAGCCAGCTCAGCTTCAATGTTCGCGATGATTTCGCGGTTTTGACCATTGATCGGGCTGATTCCGTCAAAGTGGAAGTAGTGCTCGCCCACTACCTCAAGACGTTCGCGAGGAATGCCGCGGCCACGGGTGACATTCTCCAGAAAAGGCACAACCTCGTCCACGCCTTCGGGGCCACCAAAGGAAAGAACGAGGAGTGCGTCAAAATCATTCAAAGACATGAAACTGAGCCTATCAAACTTTCGTTGGTGATTAGATTTCCAACTAAGCTGTTGCCAGTGCCACTAGAGTAGGCGAACCGCGTACTGAGACATGCTCGACCAGCGCACTGGGGACTTCTTGACTACATCACCAGACTGAGGCGCCTCGATCATCATTCCGTCACCGAGATAGATAGCCACGTGGTGATTGCCGGTCGGGCCCCAGAAAAGAAGATCGCCACGCTCTGCCTGGCTCGGATCGATCTGCGTGCCGCGCTGATACTGATATCCGGTGTAGTGAGGTAGCGAAATGCCGGCGCCCGCGAACGCGTACAGAGTAAGACCAGAGCAGTCGAATCCGACCTTGTTGTAGTCTCCATGACGATCAGCGACACCACCGTCACGGATACCTTGGGTTGGGCCGTTGGCATTGCCGCCCCCCCAGGCATATGGCACGCCGATTTGCGACTCCGCACGGGCAATGACTGTTTCGATCGTTGCCTCCCGCGAAGAGTCAGACAACAAGCCAGTTGCCTCCGTTGACACCTGATCAACGGTGGAGACCGAAGGAAGAATTGCCGACAGCACGCCGTCGTCAGTAGACGGTGCGATGTTGACAGCGGGAATTGGCTGCGCGTGGCCGTCCTCGGTGGCAGCCGATTCGTCGTCAAGAGCAATGTCCGTAGCAGATGGCTCGACCGCGCTGGTGGTAGATTCCTGTTCTCCTTCTTCCACTGCCGAAGAACTCTGCGCCAACTCCGCGGTATCTACTCCGCTAGCCAGCACTACCAAAGTGGCAGCGACCATCCCGGCGACCGACGCCAAGTCATTCGGGTCAGTCTCGTCAAATGCACCTTGTGTGGCCTCTAGGGTCTCCACGGCCTGTTCGATCTGGCTCGTCGTAGGCATCGGGATGTCGATGCCCTGTGCCTTGTCGACGACCTCTTGAGCAATCACGCTGACCGCTGTGGAAGACAGTTCACTCTCGCTGGAAGCAGTACCTTCCCCGGATACTGCTTCATCGGTAGTGGACTCTTCGGTGGTGGACTCTTCGGTGGCAACCGGTGCTGTCGATGCCTGTTCTGCCACGGACTCAACCGTCGCCACATTGTTCGTGTCGGCGGTCTCCTCTGCGAGAGCCTCTGGCGCGGCTACTGGAGGTTGCAGCCAATCGTCTTGCGTACCCTGA
The Corynebacterium breve genome window above contains:
- a CDS encoding cupin domain-containing protein, translating into MSDLRTDHGPNPYVLDIEDVTKQNDAFRDTLWTGQFLQMTVMSIPAGGEIGAEVHDDHDQFLRLEDGKGRIMIGDSKDNLDVDQIVEDDFAIFVPAGKWHNLVNEGDEPIKLYSIYAAPDHVKGTFHQTKEDADNDPNEQH
- a CDS encoding quinone-dependent dihydroorotate dehydrogenase: MSLYDVALKAMFLLPPERIHGIINFGLKTLHSVGPLNRGMEKLVRVHAPELEQELLGTKFPAPLGLAAGFDKNAASIDAWGAIGFGYAELGTVTPKPQPGNPAPRLFRLPADKAILNRMGFNNKGALVVAEGLAKRKSSDVVGINIGKNKTSTDAVGDFRQCATLLGPLADYVVVNVSSPNTPGLRDLQAVSELKPLLQAVLDATETPVLVKIAPDLADDDIDAVADLALELGLAGIVATNTTVSREVLTTDPAEVEAMGAGGISGAPLNDRSLEVLKQLHDRVGNQLVLISVGGISTPQQAWERITAGAHLLQGYTPFIYGGLGWIRNIHKGLAQQVRAHGLTNISQAVGSGFTWQNVAK
- a CDS encoding TVP38/TMEM64 family protein, coding for MTHKRAQVSVIVVAAIAFVVLWALVDVPPMSVLREWADSTGPWFPVLFWLLYVVITQFPIPRTIFTLSAGILFGPLWGILISITATTAAAALSLTIVRSLLRDWIAPKLTHPSVQLINDHLEQKGWLAVISLRMIAGVPFSIMNYVSALTRVRLVPFTFATMIGSAPGTILIVLFGDTLTGEANPIAVIATVALALIGIGGVIIDTQRARRQAHKVDSAL
- a CDS encoding MarR family transcriptional regulator, with the protein product MIAVHARYRGRETRRAELVRRSAEALATLPGVGTFEMVGVEDIRAHVMGPVETCDLIMALLSDGNWAIGLGVTQHGPAVFTATDAVGTRPAQVGVIVDTPEPATYASDIAATFLLIAHVFAKRTVEGREATSLVRRGLNQNEAAEELGISKQAMSQRLQAAGWQAEKAGWHLAVNLITQATAAAE
- a CDS encoding YbhB/YbcL family Raf kinase inhibitor-like protein → MATNTPDYVQDRFPGPDPYAPLRDLPTFTLTSTDLENGDELDEKLRAPQSLSPQLSWADLPEGTKSLAITCFDPDAPTGSGYWHWAVFNIPVTVSELPTGAGSSSDLGGIDGVVTLKGDSGDHAHYGANPPGGHAPHRYLYAVHAVDVEQLDIDPEATPTVLGFNLYFHSLARTVLWGYYETKS
- a CDS encoding YncE family protein — protein: MKKVQYVALISAFGLALTACNAEGTAPEPGPEMGNAQPVASPEQPDPTGEVHEFEDIIDLDQTGDTLGVRTADKLTIGTIDEITDGTAKAFPVDDTCTDVSASADKFVIACGKQVRVVDGKNEEAFTLEEPVQSAAITSTGELIAVSGDSAKAWVYKGGEKIDSFAVAHRSDSVFAVQHDDGQPDSVVRYNRENTTIQDIDWENGRQGGTLRVGIGIGQAVAGPDGLVLAADAQGSQLAVYTTGQVIRLQQMAPVAESPWAVAWDSSRDLAWVGSTAENIAVGYDISNGVPQKRYSVNTVPDALHMATLDDGSLVFASASGAGLQIIPTDQIK
- the mshC gene encoding cysteine--1-D-myo-inosityl 2-amino-2-deoxy-alpha-D-glucopyranoside ligase produces the protein MQSWPIPEVPTVQGEPVALCLYDTADEKVRPVDVSGDPVGMYVCGITPYDSTHLGHAATYLTFDLVYRQLLANGHNVHYVQNITDVDDPLFERAARDGVDWRDLGTSQVNLFRSDMEILSVIPPQDYIGAMESVDEVIEMVGILLDKGAAYKLDHGDIYASIEATEEFGYESNYSREQMLEFFAERGGDPFRDGKKDQLDALVWKGHREGEPAWDSPFGQGRPGWHIECSAIATNRLGASFAIQGGGSDLAFPHHEFSAAHAEAAHGVDRMAGHYVHSGMIGLDGVKMSKSLGNLVFVHKLTEEGHEASAIRLAVFNQHYRSDRDFSMAGLARAEERLRKWRGIVAKQCSEHDALATVNSVRAALADDLNAPLALSIVDEAPGDHNGIVADAVHGLLGVQL
- a CDS encoding aldo/keto reductase: MKQRNVGHSGLRISPLGLSTAGWTVEKARDILSEFVSLGGCFVDIAPGTAHVLAAAIEEIGREKLVLSAPVGVDMSLPVGSRVNCSRTNLLAELDHLLNALGTDYVDVLSAGYWDARTPPDEVAGTVQSVVASGRARYGGAHGYAGWQLAVTPGLVVTHNDYSLLRRDIEEEVIPAAQHLGVGVIAAAPLAHGLLTGNWQPNRPETHPYAGEKSRTIVEALVTAADGLGLSPTATSLAWVFAQPGVDGVVCEVDSVGHLHELMKVPEIILPRPIASALDDVSK
- a CDS encoding undecaprenyl-diphosphate phosphatase, giving the protein MSWAQVIVLSIVQGLTEFLPVSSSGHLRIVSELFWGQDAGASFTAVIQLGTEAAVLVFFAKEIWQILTGWFAGVFDKEKRGQDYRMGWMVIVGTIPVGLIGFLGKDLIRENLRNLWITATVLVVFSFVFIWAERVGKKDRGYEELTMKDAIVMGLFQCLSLIPGVSRSGGTISGGLFMGLDREVATRFSFLLAIPAVLASGLFSLPDAFDPQAGQAATGMQLTVGVAICFVLGYISIAWLLKFVSNHSFAWFAAYRIPAGLIVMALLAAGVLAPM